A region from the Vibrio sp. SS-MA-C1-2 genome encodes:
- the serC gene encoding 3-phosphoserine/phosphohydroxythreonine transaminase has translation MDKVYNFSAGPAMLPSAVLAQAQKELVNWQGLGTSVMEISHRSQPFMKVAEESEQNLRTLLSIPDNYRVLFFQGGARAQFAAVPMNILGDKQCADYMDGGFWAHSAIIEAEKYCTPIRSDITCMRDGKKAILPASEWPISDQGAYLHFCPNETIDGIEIRDLPVTDKPIVADMSSTILSRQIDVSRYGIIYAGAQKNIGPAGLTIVIVRDDLLGLAQQHLPTILNYQVAVDKESMFNTPPTFAWYLAGEVFKWLLEQGGLPVIEAKNQQKADLLYHYIDNSDFYHNSVHSDNRSLMNIPFQLSDPELDGEFLKLATESGLHALKGHRVVGGMRASIYNAMPIEGVQALVNFMVEFERRHHK, from the coding sequence AAGCTCAAAAAGAGTTAGTTAATTGGCAAGGTTTAGGAACATCGGTGATGGAGATCTCCCACCGTAGCCAACCTTTTATGAAGGTGGCTGAAGAGTCGGAACAAAATCTTCGAACTCTGCTTTCGATTCCTGATAATTATCGTGTGCTATTTTTTCAAGGTGGAGCAAGAGCACAGTTTGCCGCTGTACCAATGAATATTCTGGGTGATAAACAATGTGCAGATTATATGGATGGCGGCTTCTGGGCTCATAGTGCAATCATCGAAGCAGAAAAATATTGCACCCCCATTCGCAGCGATATCACCTGTATGAGAGATGGAAAAAAAGCGATTCTTCCTGCCTCAGAATGGCCTATTTCCGATCAAGGGGCTTATCTTCATTTCTGCCCTAATGAAACGATTGATGGCATTGAGATCCGTGATCTTCCCGTGACAGATAAGCCGATTGTTGCTGATATGTCCTCAACTATCTTATCTCGACAGATTGATGTAAGTCGTTACGGCATCATCTACGCCGGGGCACAAAAAAATATTGGTCCCGCAGGCTTAACCATTGTGATTGTGCGTGATGATCTTCTTGGGTTAGCTCAGCAGCATCTTCCAACCATTCTTAACTATCAAGTCGCTGTTGATAAAGAGTCAATGTTCAATACGCCACCCACTTTTGCATGGTATTTAGCAGGCGAAGTGTTTAAATGGTTATTAGAGCAGGGTGGTTTACCGGTTATTGAAGCGAAGAATCAGCAAAAAGCCGATTTACTTTATCACTATATTGATAACTCTGACTTCTATCATAACTCTGTCCACTCTGATAACCGATCGTTGATGAATATCCCTTTTCAGTTGAGCGATCCAGAACTTGATGGTGAATTTTTAAAGCTGGCGACCGAGTCCGGGCTTCATGCATTAAAAGGACATCGCGTGGTAGGAGGAATGCGAGCTTCTATTTATAACGCGATGCCAATTGAAGGTGTTCAGGCATTAGTCAACTTTATGGTAGAGTTTGAAAGACGTCATCATAAATAA